The Dendropsophus ebraccatus isolate aDenEbr1 chromosome 3, aDenEbr1.pat, whole genome shotgun sequence genome includes a region encoding these proteins:
- the FAM219A gene encoding protein FAM219A isoform X2, whose amino-acid sequence MMEEIDRFQDPAAAAISEDCDIREGETVSMNYKPSPLQVKLEKQREMARKGSLKNSNVGSPVNQQPKKNNVMARTRLVVPNKGYSSLDQSPDEKPLVALDTDSDDDFDMSRYSSSGYSSAEQINQDLNIQLLKDGYRLDEIPDDEDLDLIPPKSVNPTCMCCQATSSTACHIQ is encoded by the exons GACCCTGCGGCAGCCGCCATATCCGAAGACTGTGACATCAGAGAGGGAGAGACTGTGTCCATGAACTACAAGCCGTCCCCGCTGCAGGTGAAACTAG AGAAGCAGCGGGAGATGGCCAGGAAGGGGTCGCTGAAGAACAGCAATGTCGGGAGCCCGGTGAATCAACAGCCCAAGAAGAACAACGTCATGGCCAGAACAAG ACTGGTCGTCCCGAACAAAGGCTACTCCTCCCTAGACCAGAGCCCAGATGAGAAGCCCCTCGTAGCCCTGGACACAGACAG tgatgatgactttgATATGTCGCGGTATTCGTCCTCAGGTTACTCATCGGCGGAG CAGATCAACCAGGACTTGAACATTCAGCTCCTGAAGGACGGCTACAGACTAGATGAGATTCCAGACGATGAGGATCTAGACCTTATACCCCCCAAATCCGTCAACCCCACCTGCATGTGCTGCCAAGCCACCTCCTCCACCGCCTGCCATATCCAGTAA
- the FAM219A gene encoding protein FAM219A isoform X3, which produces MNYKPSPLQVKLEKQREMARKGSLKNSNVGSPVNQQPKKNNVMARTRLVVPNKGYSSLDQSPDEKPLVALDTDSDDDFDMSRYSSSGYSSAEQINQDLNIQLLKDGYRLDEIPDDEDLDLIPPKSVNPTCMCCQATSSTACHIQ; this is translated from the exons ATGAACTACAAGCCGTCCCCGCTGCAGGTGAAACTAG AGAAGCAGCGGGAGATGGCCAGGAAGGGGTCGCTGAAGAACAGCAATGTCGGGAGCCCGGTGAATCAACAGCCCAAGAAGAACAACGTCATGGCCAGAACAAG ACTGGTCGTCCCGAACAAAGGCTACTCCTCCCTAGACCAGAGCCCAGATGAGAAGCCCCTCGTAGCCCTGGACACAGACAG tgatgatgactttgATATGTCGCGGTATTCGTCCTCAGGTTACTCATCGGCGGAG CAGATCAACCAGGACTTGAACATTCAGCTCCTGAAGGACGGCTACAGACTAGATGAGATTCCAGACGATGAGGATCTAGACCTTATACCCCCCAAATCCGTCAACCCCACCTGCATGTGCTGCCAAGCCACCTCCTCCACCGCCTGCCATATCCAGTAA